The Shewanella sp. MTB7 genome includes a window with the following:
- a CDS encoding GNAT family N-acetyltransferase: MKLITETERLIIREFNLGDAQAVLHFNTPEEVNRFTGDAGMCASLSDAENIITEIWLKEYQQHGFARWVIVLKETGTTIGFCGFKQETRIEAVDIGYRLHPDYWGRGYATEANLACIEYANKNMDLDHILGDVVHENTASANVLQKLGMRFQSQYQDMGFDVDRYEIFLND, translated from the coding sequence ATGAAACTTATCACCGAAACAGAGCGCCTTATCATTCGCGAGTTTAATCTCGGTGATGCGCAGGCGGTACTGCACTTCAATACGCCTGAGGAGGTGAACCGCTTTACCGGAGATGCCGGCATGTGTGCAAGCCTGAGTGACGCCGAAAATATCATCACCGAGATCTGGCTAAAAGAGTACCAACAACATGGGTTTGCTCGCTGGGTAATCGTGCTTAAAGAGACTGGCACTACCATAGGGTTTTGCGGTTTCAAACAGGAGACTCGCATCGAGGCTGTCGACATAGGTTACCGATTACACCCTGACTATTGGGGCAGAGGTTACGCCACCGAGGCCAATTTAGCCTGCATCGAATACGCCAATAAAAATATGGACTTAGACCATATATTAGGCGATGTTGTCCATGAAAACACAGCTTCTGCCAATGTGCTGCAAAAGCTAGGCATGCGTTTTCAAAGCCAATATCAAGATATGGGCTTCGATGTCGACCGCTATGAGATTTTTTTAAACGATTAA
- a CDS encoding aminotransferase-like domain-containing protein: protein MGFKYQQIVDEVTAAIKAGLLTGKLDSVRQYARDHRVGVSTVTQAYLALERQDWIYAKPKRGYFVDHRMQSSGEHTPNYGQTINRVKAGQSLAKAVQFSFNDPDILPLSCTAPSSVIDHEALLNRLHRQVVAQRPYKLLMDTSIEGLDGLRYEICRHLSSSGQVLTPDNVLITNGRQDGLLQALMAAKAIGKTVAVESPVSFYFQAILTQLNIDVIEVPQQIDYRDELALLSKAYQVQPFTSLLVNPSFSDPTGRVLSDGDKLALIDWAVSHKVSLIEYDRSELYFGRQRPSCLVALVPQGSPCKVISIGDFYDTLSPTISLGYLICCNTFGECQFTKQTAGEEPSIALQLMVHKLMETGQYHKLMSKLREQLMGNYIAAQSILTQYLPQALAKGLYISQPEGGPCIWFKLPNQLSSEALWQLVIADNLSIAPGQMFTFSHQADVQKGDKKAAAYQDCFRITFGLPWTDKMQAGIKRLAQIIESYVIESSTSLLKNDKGN from the coding sequence ATGGGGTTTAAGTACCAACAAATTGTCGATGAGGTGACCGCCGCGATTAAAGCGGGTCTGCTGACGGGTAAGCTGGATTCGGTGAGGCAATATGCCCGAGATCACCGAGTCGGGGTGTCGACTGTCACTCAAGCCTATTTGGCGTTGGAGCGACAGGACTGGATCTACGCCAAGCCCAAGCGCGGTTATTTTGTCGATCATCGGATGCAAAGTTCAGGTGAGCACACGCCTAATTACGGTCAAACTATTAATCGGGTTAAGGCCGGGCAATCGCTGGCTAAGGCGGTGCAGTTTTCATTTAACGATCCCGATATTTTGCCCCTCTCCTGCACGGCGCCAAGCTCGGTGATTGATCATGAGGCACTGCTCAATCGTTTGCATAGGCAAGTGGTCGCTCAGCGTCCCTATAAGCTGTTGATGGATACCTCTATCGAGGGGCTAGATGGGCTGCGTTATGAGATCTGTCGCCATCTTTCTAGCTCTGGGCAGGTCTTGACTCCAGATAACGTGTTAATCACTAACGGTAGACAGGATGGGCTATTACAGGCATTGATGGCGGCGAAAGCGATTGGTAAGACCGTGGCGGTAGAGTCTCCGGTGTCATTTTATTTTCAGGCGATATTGACCCAATTAAATATCGACGTCATTGAAGTGCCACAGCAGATAGATTATCGAGATGAGCTGGCTTTACTGTCGAAGGCCTATCAAGTTCAACCTTTTACAAGCTTGTTAGTGAACCCTAGCTTCTCCGATCCGACAGGCAGAGTGCTATCGGACGGCGATAAACTTGCGCTTATCGATTGGGCCGTATCCCATAAGGTGTCGCTTATCGAATACGATCGCTCTGAGCTCTATTTTGGCCGGCAACGGCCTAGCTGCTTAGTCGCGCTAGTCCCCCAAGGATCGCCATGTAAGGTGATCTCGATAGGCGACTTCTATGACACCTTATCGCCAACGATTAGCCTAGGTTATCTTATCTGCTGCAATACCTTCGGTGAGTGTCAATTTACGAAGCAAACGGCGGGAGAGGAGCCCAGTATTGCACTGCAGTTGATGGTGCATAAGTTAATGGAAACTGGCCAATACCATAAGCTCATGTCTAAATTAAGAGAGCAGCTGATGGGAAATTACATCGCCGCGCAGTCGATTTTGACTCAATACCTCCCACAAGCATTAGCCAAAGGCCTCTACATCAGCCAACCCGAAGGCGGCCCTTGCATCTGGTTCAAATTGCCTAATCAACTATCCAGTGAAGCCCTGTGGCAACTCGTAATTGCCGACAATTTATCGATAGCGCCAGGACAGATGTTTACCTTTAGCCATCAAGCTGATGTTCAAAAGGGCGATAAAAAAGCGGCAGCGTATCAAGATTGTTTCCGCATCACCTTCGGTCTACCTTGGACAGATAAAATGCAAGCCGGCATCAAGCGACTCGCCCAAATCATCGAGTCATATGTCATTGAGTCTTCGACTAGCTTACTCAAGAATGATAAAGGGAATTAG
- a CDS encoding DUF2541 family protein — protein sequence MTVKIILACILVSSMLLGATTAQADQFTLGRTIVLKGSNEAVIPVPLCRKAKSIRVKAERGMNLKRVKVNFQNGESRTFHFNRGLAENQKTDWRKFAYSRCVTSLEVFGKPYGSKAGVRVYGRK from the coding sequence ATGACTGTAAAAATAATTTTGGCTTGCATCCTCGTAAGTTCAATGTTGCTGGGCGCGACTACTGCTCAAGCGGATCAATTCACTTTAGGTCGCACTATAGTACTTAAAGGTAGTAACGAGGCCGTGATACCTGTTCCCCTTTGCCGTAAGGCTAAATCGATCCGTGTTAAGGCCGAAAGAGGCATGAACCTGAAGCGCGTGAAAGTAAATTTTCAAAATGGTGAGAGCCGTACTTTTCACTTTAATCGTGGTCTAGCTGAAAATCAGAAGACCGACTGGCGAAAATTCGCTTATTCACGCTGTGTCACTAGTCTGGAAGTATTTGGTAAGCCTTACGGTTCAAAAGCTGGCGTTCGAGTTTACGGTCGTAAGTAA
- a CDS encoding IS3 family transposase (programmed frameshift) — protein sequence MTKRLKRNFTPEFRLEAANAMEVGKSTMDKWVRQLKDERNGGKPKATPLMPELLKIRELERKIIRMERENDILKKGYCSLGVRLSQRFVIVENIKQSYPVKEVCDVLGIHRSSYRYWHSKSKQVSLSDIKLQSEVKIAHKESGGSAGARTISSILAQRGILLSRYKSDKMMRKLNLVSCQVKAHRYKKATNEHLEIPNTLNRQFAVTEPNQVWCGDVTYVWAGNQWLYLAVVIDLFSRKVIGWATSKSPDTGLTEKALSMELAVRKQPKGVMYHSDQGCHYTSKQFRQLLWRYQIEQSMSRRGNCWDNAPMERFFRSFKTEWMPRAGYPSFYDGKKAISHYIVRYYNQVRPHQYNGGLTPVESERLFQNDSKSVAKIS from the exons ATGACTAAGCGCTTAAAACGTAACTTTACTCCCGAATTCAGATTAGAAGCTGCTAACGCTATGGAAGTCGGTAAATCAACAATGGATAAGTGGGTTCGTCAACTCAAAGATGAACGGAATGGCGGAAAACCGAAAGCGACCCCATTGATGCCTGAACTGTTAAAAATAAGGGAGTTAGAACGAAAAATAATTAGGATGGAAAGAGAGAACGACATCCTAAAAAAGG GCTACTGCTCTCTTGGTGTCAGACTCTCTCAAAGATTTGTAATTGTTGAGAATATCAAGCAGAGCTATCCAGTTAAAGAGGTGTGTGATGTGCTTGGGATTCATCGAAGTAGTTATCGTTATTGGCATTCAAAATCTAAGCAAGTAAGCTTGAGTGATATTAAACTTCAGAGTGAGGTGAAAATAGCACATAAGGAAAGTGGCGGCTCAGCTGGCGCAAGAACTATTTCAAGCATATTAGCTCAACGAGGAATATTACTAAGCCGCTACAAATCAGATAAGATGATGAGAAAGCTAAATTTAGTAAGTTGTCAGGTAAAGGCTCATCGCTATAAGAAAGCAACAAATGAACACTTGGAAATCCCTAATACATTAAATAGACAATTTGCAGTAACAGAGCCTAACCAAGTCTGGTGTGGCGATGTCACGTACGTCTGGGCAGGAAACCAGTGGCTCTATCTTGCAGTCGTTATTGACTTGTTTTCTCGAAAAGTCATCGGCTGGGCCACCTCTAAATCGCCTGATACAGGGTTAACAGAGAAAGCTCTTTCAATGGAACTTGCTGTTAGGAAACAGCCGAAAGGCGTTATGTATCATTCAGATCAAGGCTGCCATTACACTAGCAAACAATTTAGGCAGCTATTGTGGCGATATCAGATAGAACAAAGCATGAGTCGGCGAGGTAACTGTTGGGATAATGCCCCAATGGAGCGATTTTTTAGAAGTTTTAAAACAGAATGGATGCCAAGGGCGGGTTACCCTTCATTTTATGATGGTAAGAAGGCAATAAGCCATTATATCGTGAGATATTATAATCAAGTCAGGCCACATCAGTATAACGGTGGGCTGACTCCAGTGGAGTCTGAACGGTTATTTCAGAATGATTCCAAGTCCGTGGCCAAAATTAGTTGA
- a CDS encoding 4Fe-4S binding protein, with protein sequence MSFIESLTLMLALAYSASLLYWSGKKSGAIITILLGISASIISLSWPLMVTTAMAAVSLTLLTKLRPDLAKGEVRANQLRDGVQHLLALSMLLVGVQFAANAFMLNAGITPWLMRPDVGDAFLPIAGGIEIKAILTLGLWDQTHPAAAVMLAVVLLTGLLCKRAFCGWACPLGIAGEYLYKLRKRVIKSEFMPPAWLDWPLRMLKYLLLAALLYIIIGMPVESIPHYLAGNYHKIADLKMALFFLTPGIITLACFGFILGLAAWRRQGFCRYICPYGALLGLLSFFSPFKIRRSTQHCLIDSKGMSCDKCTRACPASISIHTQKTIHSDECQACMRCVSACPKREALQFSTRNGWTLSARGLTIMLLLIMFLIPLIAYISGFWVSQTPTEMRMYLIQHLNAIGH encoded by the coding sequence CGCTTATGTTAGCGTTAGCCTATAGCGCCAGCCTACTTTATTGGAGTGGCAAAAAATCAGGCGCCATTATCACCATCTTACTAGGGATAAGCGCATCGATTATTTCACTCTCTTGGCCCTTAATGGTTACCACAGCTATGGCTGCGGTATCACTGACACTCTTAACTAAACTACGACCAGATCTTGCGAAGGGAGAAGTAAGAGCCAACCAACTGAGAGATGGTGTGCAGCACTTATTAGCACTGTCGATGTTACTGGTTGGTGTACAGTTCGCCGCCAATGCTTTTATGCTCAACGCTGGGATCACACCTTGGTTGATGCGACCCGATGTGGGCGATGCCTTCTTGCCTATTGCTGGCGGAATTGAGATCAAGGCAATACTGACATTAGGTCTATGGGATCAAACTCATCCAGCTGCAGCTGTCATGCTAGCAGTAGTACTACTCACAGGTTTATTGTGCAAACGAGCATTTTGTGGCTGGGCTTGCCCACTGGGAATCGCAGGCGAGTACCTCTACAAACTGCGCAAACGTGTTATCAAATCGGAGTTTATGCCACCAGCCTGGTTAGATTGGCCGCTAAGAATGCTAAAGTATCTGCTATTAGCCGCCCTACTCTACATCATCATCGGTATGCCAGTTGAGTCGATCCCACACTATTTAGCGGGCAACTATCACAAGATAGCCGACCTCAAAATGGCGCTGTTCTTCTTAACGCCAGGCATCATCACCTTAGCCTGTTTCGGCTTCATCTTGGGGCTTGCAGCTTGGCGACGTCAGGGCTTCTGTCGTTATATCTGCCCCTATGGTGCCCTGCTCGGTTTACTCAGCTTCTTCAGCCCATTTAAGATCCGCCGTAGCACACAACATTGCCTAATCGACAGCAAAGGGATGAGCTGCGACAAGTGTACCCGCGCCTGCCCGGCAAGCATCTCAATTCACACCCAGAAAACTATCCACTCCGATGAATGCCAAGCCTGCATGCGTTGCGTCTCTGCTTGCCCAAAACGTGAAGCGCTGCAATTCAGCACTCGCAATGGTTGGACGTTATCCGCTAGAGGATTAACCATCATGCTGTTACTCATCATGTTCCTCATTCCTCTTATCGCTTATATCAGTGGGTTTTGGGTCAGTCAAACTCCGACTGAAATGCGGATGTATTTGATCCAGCATTTGAATGCAATTGGACATTAG